One stretch of Tepidibacter hydrothermalis DNA includes these proteins:
- a CDS encoding iron-containing alcohol dehydrogenase yields the protein MNKTYKFNMPSVNLMGPGCLKEVGDEVLSLGLKKALIVTDKMLVKIGLIDKLTAVLDKSNIDYVVFDKTKPNPTVTNVEDGLDLFKKNNCDFIISFGGGSPHDCAKGIGIVAGNGGCIKDYEGVNKSKKSMIPLVAINTTAGTASEMTKFCIITDEDRHIKMAIVDNHTTPTISVNDPLLMLEKPASLTAATGMDALTHAIEAFVSTQATPITDACALMAIELICTHLNEAVNNGSNVDARDKMAYAQFLAGMAFNNASLGYVHAMAHQLGGFYDLPHGVCNAILLPHVQEYNSKVVPHRFVEIAKAMGEDIDNISNEEAAIKVIDSIKKLSKEIGIPSGLKELDAKEEDLTILSENALKDACGFTNPKQASLEEIIQVYKSAM from the coding sequence ATGAATAAGACTTATAAATTTAATATGCCATCTGTTAATTTAATGGGGCCTGGATGTTTAAAAGAAGTTGGAGATGAGGTTTTATCTCTAGGATTAAAAAAAGCTTTAATAGTAACAGATAAAATGTTAGTTAAAATAGGTTTAATAGATAAATTAACAGCTGTATTAGATAAAAGCAATATAGATTATGTTGTATTCGATAAAACTAAACCTAATCCTACTGTAACAAATGTTGAAGATGGTTTAGATCTTTTCAAAAAAAATAATTGTGACTTTATTATTTCATTCGGAGGAGGTTCACCTCACGATTGTGCTAAAGGTATTGGTATTGTTGCAGGTAATGGGGGATGTATAAAAGATTACGAAGGAGTTAATAAGTCTAAAAAATCTATGATTCCATTGGTTGCTATTAACACAACTGCAGGAACAGCAAGCGAGATGACTAAATTTTGTATAATAACAGATGAAGATAGACATATAAAAATGGCTATAGTTGATAATCATACTACCCCAACTATATCTGTAAACGATCCATTACTAATGCTTGAAAAACCAGCATCGTTAACAGCAGCTACAGGAATGGATGCTCTTACTCATGCAATAGAAGCTTTTGTTTCTACACAAGCTACTCCTATAACAGATGCTTGTGCATTAATGGCAATAGAGTTAATATGTACCCATCTAAATGAAGCTGTAAATAATGGATCTAATGTAGATGCTAGGGATAAAATGGCCTATGCTCAATTTTTAGCTGGAATGGCATTCAATAATGCAAGTCTTGGATATGTTCATGCTATGGCACATCAGTTAGGCGGTTTTTATGATCTACCTCATGGAGTTTGTAATGCTATATTATTGCCTCATGTTCAAGAATATAATTCTAAAGTAGTTCCTCATAGATTTGTTGAAATAGCTAAAGCTATGGGAGAAGATATTGATAATATCTCAAATGAAGAAGCAGCCATTAAAGTTATAGATTCTATCAAAAAATTATCTAAAGAAATTGGTATTCCTTCTGGATTAAAAGAATTGGATGCAAAAGAAGAAGATTTAACTATTCTTTCTGAAAACGCTCTAAAAGATGCTTGTGGCTTCACTAACCCTAAACAAGCTTCTTTAGAAGAAATAATTCAAGTATATAAAAGCGCTATGTAG
- a CDS encoding helix-turn-helix domain-containing protein, which produces MINNFDRNIELIDGIETDYMRFLYYDFEKPYSGCYKSYENNRICTILKGQKKLRVDESDNFYYGKDEFIILPPNSKVEMEMKTPTKALVLEIEQGIIKNVVNKVNCDIKSNISPKDKNIFLGKKNQNINEIFGKIIKTNFSLEKNKYFLMDLYIQEMLYNILKIQGSEDILTKEHTHPISIATKYIRENYNKNIKIKDIANYLNMSESNFSIQFKNIVGMTPNLYLKEIKLKKSINLLKEKNVTEVAYDLGYENISYFISQFKNKYGHTPKQYQKIKQKRTL; this is translated from the coding sequence ATGATCAATAATTTTGACAGAAATATTGAACTAATAGACGGTATAGAAACCGATTACATGAGATTTTTATATTATGATTTTGAAAAACCATATAGTGGATGTTATAAATCGTATGAAAATAATAGAATATGTACTATACTTAAAGGTCAAAAAAAATTAAGGGTAGATGAAAGCGATAATTTTTATTATGGAAAAGATGAATTTATAATATTGCCACCAAACTCAAAAGTGGAAATGGAAATGAAAACACCTACAAAAGCTTTAGTGTTAGAAATAGAACAAGGAATAATAAAGAATGTAGTAAATAAAGTTAATTGTGATATAAAAAGTAACATAAGTCCTAAAGATAAAAACATATTTTTAGGTAAAAAAAATCAAAATATAAATGAAATATTTGGGAAGATTATAAAAACCAATTTTTCTCTAGAAAAAAACAAGTATTTTTTAATGGATCTATATATCCAGGAAATGTTATACAATATATTAAAAATACAAGGATCAGAAGATATATTGACAAAAGAACATACTCATCCAATATCAATAGCTACAAAATATATACGTGAAAACTATAATAAGAATATAAAAATAAAAGATATAGCTAATTATCTAAATATGTCCGAATCTAATTTTTCAATACAGTTTAAAAATATAGTTGGAATGACTCCTAACCTATACTTAAAAGAAATAAAGCTTAAAAAATCAATAAATCTTCTAAAAGAGAAGAATGTAACTGAGGTTGCTTATGATTTAGGATACGAGAATATATCATATTTTATAAGTCAATTTAAGAATAAATATGGCCATACACCTAAACAATACCAAAAGATAAAACAAAAAAGAACTCTTTAG